The window AGGACAAATACAAGGTCCAAAACAACCATATAACGGCAATGATCACCACAATCTCGCCGTACAACTGCAATAGTTCCAACAGCGTTTTATACCCGCCGAACCAGCGAATCTCGTCGGACAAGCTTTTCAAACCCATCAGCCAGGCACCGAGCGTAAACAAGGGCCACAAAAAGTACAGCCAAAGTATCCAGCTTAATAGCGACATAAACGCCGAACCGCATTTTT of the Methylomonas sp. MK1 genome contains:
- the pgaD gene encoding poly-beta-1,6-N-acetyl-D-glucosamine biosynthesis protein PgaD; protein product: MKDIIINQPHLQSFQQKCGSAFMSLLSWILWLYFLWPLFTLGAWLMGLKSLSDEIRWFGGYKTLLELLQLYGEIVVIIAVIWLFWTLYLSWLHSSVAPKRTAPVTDQQLAVAFKVDETLVTAARASKKVTVHFDNHAVITDIDSQ